The sequence below is a genomic window from Rattus rattus isolate New Zealand chromosome 3, Rrattus_CSIRO_v1, whole genome shotgun sequence.
ttataggacatttcatcctaaaactaaagaatatagCTTCTCATCaattcatggtatcttctccaaaattgaccatatgtcacaaaacaggcctcaacagacgcaagaagactgaaataatcccatgcattcatCAGATcggcttcaataacaacaaaaacaacagaaagaccacatatacatggaagctgaacaatgctctacttaataaCTTGATcaagggagaaagaaattaaagacttttagaatttaatgtaaatgaatgcacaacatactcaaacgtATGagtcacaatgaaagcagtggtaagaggaaaactcatagctctgagtgccttcaaaaagaaactggacagagcatactctagcagcttgacagcacacctgaaagctctaaaacaaaaagaaggaaattcacctaagaggaatagacagcaggaaattatcaaactcacaACTGAAATCATccagacagaaacaaaataagtatacaaaaaaatatcaacaaaaccaggagctggttctttgagaaaatcaaaaagatagataaatcctcAGCTAGACAAACCAGTGagcacagagagacagtatccaaatttaaaaaaatcagaaatgaaaagggaggcataacaacagaaactgggaaaattaaaaaaattatcatatcctactacaaaaacatatacccaacaaaactagaaaatctggaggaaatagacaattttctagagagatactaggtaccaagtttaatcaggatcagacaaaccatctaaacagtcccataacccctaaagaaatagaatcagttattaaagtctcccaaccaaaaagagccaaggaccagatgggattagtgcacaattctatcagactttcaaagaagtccttatactaatactgtccaaaatattccacaaaaatagaaacagaaggaccattacccaatttgttctaagatggcacaattactcttaaacttaaatcacacaaagacccaacaaaaaaagagaacttcagatcaatctccctatgaacatcaatgcaaaaataatcaataaaatccttgcaaacctaatccaagaacacatcaaaatgatcattcatcatgttcaagtaggcaTGTTTCGAGGCATGCAGGGAGGGttgaatatacagaaattcatcaacaaaatccactatataaacaaattcaaataaaacccccatgatcatctcattagataatgagaaggcatttaacaaaattcaatagcccttcatgttaaaagtcttggaaagatcaggaactcaaggcccatacctatacatagtaaaagccatatccagcaaaccagtagctaacattaaactaaatggagagaaacttgaagaaatcccactaaaatcagggactagacatggctgcccactctcttgtTAATTATTCTAtatggtacttgaagtcctagtcagagtaatcagacaacaaaaggaggtcaaagggccttcaactgaagaaaatgtcatccagagactgccccacctggggatcccatatgcagccaccaaatccagtcactattgctgatgccaaaaagtgcttgatgacaggagccagatattggtgtctcctgagagcctccctactgatacagatgaggatggctgcacttaaccattggactgaacaagagcaccccaatggaggatttagagaaaagactgaaggagctgaagtggtttgtaacaccataggaagaacaacaatatcaaccaaccagaccccaccagagttccaagggacaaaaccactaaccaatgtacacatgcagggacccatggctccagccacatatgtggcagaggatgtcattgttcagcatcaatgggagaagaagcccttggtcccgtgaaggcttgtttccccaatgtaggataatgccagggctttgaggtgggagtgggtgggtgggaatgggagtatCCTCACTGAACCAGGGAGACAGGGGAGGCataaaggagagggggaaaggggataacacttgaaatgtaaatacaaaaatatccaagaaaaataaaattattaaaaaagaagcataacattaaaaataaaccaaaataacgATCTAAATCAACTATCTatgcaacagcaacaaaaaatccttgaaaataaaattattatgttgaaatatatttaattactacttgaatatttttatgacattgaataaaatttcagatattttcaatgtttttaaaactatataattaTCTGATATTTGTTCAAAATTTGTATCACCCAAActggcctttttaaaaatagtatagaATAGTCAATCAAAACTTACAAAAACAGTAAAGTTTaaattatattgtcagttttaaaatgatgatgattaaatatacaaagaactcaagaagttagactgcagggagacaaataaccctattaaaaaatggggtacagagctaaacaaagaattcacagctgaggaatgccgaatggctgagaaacacctaaagaaatgttcaatatctttagtcataagggaaatgcaaatcaaaacaaccctgagattccaactcacactagttggaatggctaagatcaaaaactcaggtgacagcaaatgctggcgaggatgtggagaaagaggaacactcctccattgttggtgggattgcagactggtacaaccattctggaaatcagtctggaggttcctcagaaaattggacattgaaatacctgaggatccagctatacctctcttgggcatagacgcaaaagatgccccaacataaaacaaagacacgtgctccactatgttcatagcagccttatttataatagccagaagctggaaagaacccagatgcccttcaacagagaaatggatacagaaaatgtggtacatctacacaatggaatattactcagctatcaaaaacaatgacttcatgaaattcataggcaaatgatggaactggaaaatatcatcctgagtgaagtaacccaatcacagaaaaacacacatcgtatgcactcattgataagtggctattagcccaaatgcttgaatcaccctagatgcatacaacacatgaaactcaagacggatgaccaaaatgtgaatgcttcactccttctttaaaaggggaacaagaatacccttggcagggaatagagaggcaaagattaaaacagagaaagaaagaacacccattcagagcctgccccacatgtggcccatacatatacagccacccaattagacaagatggatgaagcaaagaagtgcaaaccgacaggagccagatgtagatcgctcctgagagacacagccagaatacagcaaatacagaggcgaatgccagcagcaaaccactgaactgagaacaggaccaccgttgaaagaatcagagaaagaactggaagagcttgaaggggctcgagaccccttatgaacaacaatgccaagcaaccagagcttccagggactaagccactatctaaagactatacatggactgaccctggactctgacctcataggtagcaatgaataagatcaccagtggaaggggaagccctggtcctgctaagacacaacccccagggaacgtgattgttgggggagggtggcaatgggggaggatggggagggaacatccataaagaagtggaggggagggttaggggatgttggccggaaacaagggaaagggaataacactcaaatgtaaataagaaatactcaagttaataaaaaaatttaaaaaatgatgattTTATTAAAGTCTTAGAAATTCAGAAATGATATATGTAATTACCAGGGAGACTAAAATGTAAGACTAAtggtctttctgtgtatgtgtctctgtgtctgactgTCTGACTATCTCTGCCCGGTCTTCACTCTCTCACCCCCAGTAGGTCTTTGTgagcatagtgtgtgtgtgtgtgtgtgtgtgtgtgtgtgtgtgtgtgtgtgtgtgtgtgtgtgtgtgtacatgtgcctacTATATATGAGGGATTCATTGTTCATTGTACTGGGTCTTTTGTCTTTTGGGAGTTCAAGCAAAGAAAAATTCACCTAATTTTGTTACACAGGTGATCTCAGCAGCTTTACACAGATGTGAACTGTAAGATACTGTGTCTTCATGCTAACCCCTTAAGAAAGAATATGGTTGGGGCAAGTACAATATAGACCCTCTATTGTCATGATAAGTATTCTTGTGGTAGTCTTTAAAGTTGTATTCAAAGGTATTTTCAAAGGTACATTCAAAGGTCTTAATATATACTCCAAATATGTCATTTGACATGTCGTCATTAAAAGGGTCAAGATATTTCCCATTATTTCCAAAAAAGGACCATACATGGGCAGGAGATGtgatctgacctccacacatgcttgTTAAAGAAGTTAAAACCACAACTAAAATCCCTTTAATACTTTCCTTCTTTCATCCCATAAACAAATTATACCTACAAAACAGGAATATAAATGGACCAACACATCAATGGATATGACTAACCTGAAGCAGAACAAATAGCACACATGAGttataacaaagaaaagaaatattgacTTCAATCAAAAAAAGAACATAGGGAATCAGTGAGATCTTACTGAAACTGAAATGGGGGAACACCCACTGAATTACAGCACCAAATAATGATGATTTCCAGGAAGAGGACATTTCACATTTGTAGGGCCCCAGTCCAGCTAGTCATACACTGATTTGCATTTTGTTAGGAAATTCTTGGACCTGCCCCTTACCAGTCAGTTCTTCTCCCACTGGACTGGCCTGTCAGACTTATAAAGTGATCCTTGGCGGCATGTCTGCAGACTCCTATTACTGAAGTCCTGTTCTAGTTTGGTGAACCTGGTGAGTGACATTTCTTGAttatgtctgtctttatgtttTATTCATCTTTCTGAAATGAGTTTTTGGGAGTACGTATCATGAACTCAGTTTTGATCTTGGGATGAAAGGTACATACCTAGTAGTCAAAAATTTAGCCATGGATGCAATAGACCACTGTGATAAGTGacttttcccttttatttgaTAGTTCGTTGAATGGAGTATATTTCTCTTTTATATGCATATTTTGGTATAGATTGAAAGTCCATATACCTTGGCAGTTATTAGAGCCTGAGATTTTCGTGATCTGTCTTTTATTGTCCAACCTCAAAAAACCTGTTGGGAGATACACATAATGAGGGGGACAGAAACTGGTTTTGTAATTTCTCAGGGCACCAACACTTGTGGTTGCCTGTACTGAagctgattctttgtgaattcatgACGTGtttcattgaaataaaataattctgaaaaaaaagCATGAGACAAAGGAGGATTTACCAAGACTACTCCAGGAGATGGAAATGCCaaggaaaaaatggaaatggCAGGAAATCCTAAAACAAGTGTTATAGAATAATGTTCATTtctagagagggggaggggtaccTGATATTTCAAGTTTCAATCAGTCTTCTTTGAATTGATTAGCCCCTAACACTGTCATGAAATTGTTTTCAGACTCTGAAACTCCAGCAGTATGTCTTACCAACAGCAGCAGTGCAAGCAGCCCTGCCAGCCTCCTCCTGTGTGCCCACCTCCAAAGTGCCCAGAGCCTTGTCCTCCTCCAAAGTGCCCAGAGCCTTGTCCTCCTCCAAAGTGCCCAGAGCCCTGTCCTCCTCCAAAGTGCCCAGAGCCTTGTCCTCCTCCCTCATACCAGCAGAAATGCCCTCCTGTGCAACCTCCTCCACCCTGCCAGCAGAAGTGCCCACCCAAGAGCAAGTGATGGCTTCAGAAGAATTCAGGACCAAGAATAAAGAAGGAATCCATCTAAATTACTTCCAGAGCAACACCTCCATCTGCCATGCATGCAAAGCATTCTTCTCCACATTTCACCCTTCATGTGCCTGTGTTGTCCCCTTTCAGGGAAGATGTTTCCCTGAAGTTTTCCTGCTTTTGCTCTCAAGTGACTGCTGAGAGTGATCTGTTCTCAGTGGTTCAGTGTCCCACATGCTCAGAGGGTAGAGCAGCTGCTGTCTAGTCTGTGTACTCAGAAGATGTTTTTCAAAACTGTCAGTCACCTTAGTAATTGTGTTGTCCCTGTGATTTCATTTCCCGAATAAAGCACAGTCTGATTAATGGTATTCATGTGTCCCTTTCTGAAACACTCTATTACCTGCCTGACATGCTTATGTTCCTTTATTTGTATTCACTGATCCCAAGGTCATTCTCCCGCAATCAAGTTTTGACTGATATTGGACCATATCAAATTTTACATAGTGTTTGTTGATTTGCTTGAGAGACACATTCTTTTATTCTGCACAACTAAATGTCTCCTTGGTCACTTGCTAACGTAGAAAGAGTATCTGATATTTCAAAATGTGTGTGCCGCTTTGCACATGCTTCTACATTCTCCTAACTCCCCCATATGTTTGCTCTTCATTGACCCCTTCCTCTGACCTAATAGTTACATATTTACATCAATTATCATAGTTATGTTTTTCTACATCTCTAATTTAGACAACTATGCCAACCTGATATTTTCAAATGTCCTTATATTTCTTAACATGATAAAATGCAGTTCATTCAGCTTTCTAAAAATGCCATATCATTGTTTGTTATTACTGACTATTATTTCACTACATATACATgccacattttttaaaaccattcaTTCATTAGTAAGCAACTAggtttattatttatcttgaatCTAAGGAGTTGGTACTAACATACAGATAGGCATGCAGGCATGTCTATTTTATGCACTATTGGACTTTTTAAATATGAACATAAGTGATGATGGTGTTCATATAATATGAATCATATGATAGTTTTGCTTTAGTGTTATTTCTTTGGAAGACTCCACACTGATATCCATATATGTTGGGTTCATCTACTTTCACAGTCTGAGAATTTGCATCCCTTTTTGACCACTTTTCTGTCAGGTCCTGCTATTATGTTGATGGTTCTCTTCTTACACAGGTATGATGATTCtggtattatttttgtttttgtttctccacCTCTGCTACCTACCAGCTTCGTTTCACAGTCCATAAAAGCTAAAGAATCATCTTCTCAGTGTGCCTCACTGCTGCAGGTATTTTAAGAGCTCATCTGGTTTCACAGGTAAACAAATCAGTGGTTCCCATGTTAATTTAGAATTGTCAATACTGAAgatatttaacatttatatttatgtactgAAATCACAGGTCAACTAAGGTCATGTCATGTGACAACTAAGTCCTTTCCTAGACTGACATGAAAATGTAAATGGAACTAAAGGCTGTTAGCTTGTAGTAAATGGATTTTAAACCACAGTTTCACTGCAACCACCATGGTTATCTGTTCAGCTACAAGAACCTTGAGGACAAGTGTGAGTCTCCATGATTTTTAGGAGTCTTTTTTGGTTCATTCCCTCAAAGCACAGTCAGGTTCTTCAAGGTAGCTTTTCAAAAGGTAATATTGAGTGAAAGTTTTCATGGGAATGACTAAAACcatgaagttttgtttgtttctccaatGATTCTTTAGTGACATTCCAgtatattttttttgaaatagcatGTGGCGAATGCCAGGCATCTTgtcaatatagaaaaaaatattataatgtCAAAGTGAGAAGAAGTCATCTACTCTCCTATGTCCCTGCTTGAGACAAACATATTTTATGGAACTAAAGAGCTGCATATCCACTTCTATCAAGGTATAGATTTACACATAGTGCAGAGAAACCTCTCTTATGGAAGCTGTTAGTGGacgtttgttttctgtttccccaaAATAGGCTGGTCAGTCACATCTTTAGGAGCAGTGCAAACTCACCTCTTGGTGTCCAGTATTGGTTTACTGTGCTTTattatttgatgttttgtttCCACTCCACTATCAAAGCATTTAGACTCATGTGGATGTTGACGTCATTATTCTTCTAAGCACAGCAGTCCTGGTAAATATACAAACATGCAGAGACTCTGGCAGCATACACAGGACCTGGACAGGTCTATGTCTAATGGggtatctccaattgataacaaCTTGCAAATAAACAATACAATTTCTCTAGTACAGTCGTAATGGGTATACAAACTATTCAAGTCCAGGACCCTTAGCCAGCTGTAGATGTCCAACACAAATAGAAGTCAAAAGAATTTggggacttttttcttttgttaatccACAGGTCCTTTGCTTATATATGTTTacaaatttgtatttgttttacatttttaatgacaTTTCTGTATTGTCCaatatgtgtgtttctatatctctgtgtgtttcctgtggctTTCCTTTGGGTCTTTGTTTTTCTGGTCATTTGCTTAGtgctattcattttctttgtttttaaatctcgTTTTGTTACCTTCTGTTTTACTTTGTAAATACCTGTGGTGGGAAGGTATAGAACTTCTGGAATGAGTTGAGGAGTCAGAACCATAATCAAATATTATTGCATGGAAACTACCTATTTTCAagaagcttaaaataaaaataaactacatcCCCCAAATCAAATAAAGTATTATTAAATGTAATAATGTACGGGTGAAGTGATTCTAGCCACAGAATCCGAGGTCTGCATAGAACCTCCTgtttcttgttcttattttttgCATATGTTATTGTACAATCTTGATTCTTTTCATGCAGTATTTTCTTAATGGAATAGGATATACTGCagtaaaatataaagttaaatgaaaactcaaaaacaTTTAATCTTGATGTTCAGTTCTATAATTTGATTCataaaaaaaacttagaaaaccGGGATCTCCAGGACAAGAGAGAGACCTGGTAAAAGgaaggtgcccaagaatcaatggaggtgaccttagctgtgaatCATGACAttgaggatatggaacctgaagagactacttcctgtacccaggcaggaagcccagtggagtgatagagacaccaatCTACCCACAAACCTTTTCATCCAAAATTTAACCTGTCTAAATAAATTGCATGCACAGGGGacagagtagagactgagggaataaaTAAGTGGTCCACCTTGAGACCTATCTCATGAGCATGCACTAGTCTCTGACACTagtttattattggatattttaaaatttgcatttcctgatcaaagaagcttctccttGCTGTAGATTATTAACACAGAGACCATCAAATTATCATGGTacagagaaaaagggaagaaaggcacAGAGGGTACATAAGGAGAGATGTTGGGGGATAGCTCTATGGTAATTCTACTGATCCAGGAACAtaagagatctttctatcttctgatatcttcttccatttatttcttcaaagaggTAAATTCTTACCATAGaggtcttttatttgcttggttagagttacaccaaaatattgtatattattttgaAGGTTGttattgctgattttctcaaagtaacagcacttggttttgttgattcttcatggtttttgtttgtttgtttgtttggttggttggttgtttctaATTGACTAAGTTCAGCCCTAAGTCTATTTCCTGTTGTTTattcctcttgtgtgtgtttacttccttttgttctagaacttgcaGGTGTGCTGTTGCATTCCTCCTATAAATCTCTCCAggttctttatgaaggcacttagtgctatggaTTTTCCTTTCGTCATTGCTTTCGTCATCTCataaatttgcatattttatgccttcattttcattgcattctagaaaggctttctttctttcttccctgaccaagtgaCCACTGAGTAGATAGGTCCATAAAtatgttctgtttccatgagtaTAGGGggcttctgttgtttctgttattattgaagaccataTTTAATCCATGATTGTCTGATAGGGTGAAGGTATTTTTTCAATCTTGTATCTACTGAAGCTTGCTATGAgtcagattatatggtcagttttagaaaaAGCtctctgaggtgctgagaagaaggtatattcttttggttttgtgtgaaAGGATCTATAGAAATCTTTcagatccatttggttcataacatgtTAGCatcattgtttgtttattttgtgtgttgatTACCTGTCAATtgttgctagtggggtgttgaagaTCCCCATTATTACATGTGGTTCAATGTATAATTTTAgatttagtaaattttctttcaCAAATGAGGATGCCCCTGCATTTGGAGACTAGAAGTTCAGAATTCTGATatcaacttggtggatttttcctttaattagtATGAATTTTCCTCCCCActtcttttgatattttattagatatcacaatggttataccagcttggTTCTTGGGTCCATTTACTTGAAGATCTTTTTTCCagctctttactctgaggtattatttatctttataccTGGGGTGCGTTTCTTATATACAGCAGAAtggcatatccagtctgttagccagTGTCTCTTTATTTgtgaattgagtccactgatggtGACAAATATTAATGAcaaatgattattttttcctgttgttttgacGTTGGTGGTAGTactattgttttggtttttctgtcaTATGGTTGagttcttgtattttcttggtgTAGTTATTCTCCTTGTGTTAGAATTTTCCTTCAAGTATCATCTATAGGGCTGTATTAGTTGAAAGACATTatttacatttggttttgtcatgaaattcCTTGATTTTTCCATAATAATTGAGATTTTgtctggatatagtagtctgaaCTGGTATGTGTGGGTCACTTTGGGTCTATAAGATATCAgaccaggatcttctgggttttagagtctctgttaataactctaagatcaagaatcaacaaatgggacctcataaaactacaaagcttctataaggcaaaggacactgtcattaggacacaacaggttgggaaaagatctttaatcTTTGGGTTGTGATGGTCAGATTGCActaacatttattgatttatgctTTTGAACTTGCCTTTTTCTGTCTGGTTGTCTCTTGTATTGGTTAGCCTGGTTATACCTGAGAGTAAAGCCTCTGGAACTGGTTGTTCCAGATAGTTGCAGGTCTCTCAAAATGCAAGCAGAGCTGTGAGCTAGAATGTGGGGTACAGAGTCTTTATTGCAGGAGCAGATGTGAACCAGAATGAAGATGGAGCTCCCATCGAGTAGAACAGAGCTCACCACTGCTGGACTTGTTGGTTCCAGCATATGGATACATTGAAGCATGGGTGTCTCACCTGGATATCCTGGACTGGGGCAAACCTCCTGGGTGGCAGGTGAAGTTCTGGGGTAAGGAACAGTGTGTTGTTCCAACATTGGCAGTGGGATCCTTGTACCTTTTTCAAAAGATATTCAGTGTTAGTAAtctctctccatatttcctgATATACCCTGCCCTCACATCTCTCacacaaatatttgttttccttttctactgtGGTCTTTGTCTCTTTAAACTTTTCTAAGTGggctatactcaataaaacttcAGATGTAACTAATGTTGTGTCCTATGGCTCCATAATCACAATACAGTTGGTTATTTTGTAATTTGGCATAAGAGCTACTAGATATTTGTCTAAGGAAGATACTATTGGTGTGATATGCAAATATAGAAAGTATTAAGCCTCCTACTGACCTGGCTCTTTGTTATATGTACTAACTTTTTTGAGCAATCTTATGGTCATAAATTACTCAGCACCTGGCCCCGGGTACAGAACTGATGACTCTTTCCCATTAGGGACAAGGACAATGACATTCTCAGCTAAATTCTTCCTTACTGTCAGAGGCATTGACAGTCATAGGAAACTCACATACATCACTGAACCTGAATCAATGTCTGGGTGCTTCTCCAAACAGAGTTGGGACTAATTGAGGCTTCGTTTTACCTTCCTCATTTTAATCTTTCTTCTTCAATTATAATGTTCCGTAAAGCTTTAATGATTGCTTTATTAAGATGAGGAAATACTAGCAACAATGTAATGCAAGGCATTCTTGGAGCTACTCTGAAAGGAGAGTTCCACCTGGTGTTTACAGCACTGTTGTCAATGGTAAGATGTCAGCACCTTTAGTGCAGAGCACACAGGTGGAGACTGTGATTCTGTTCATGAAAGAAAGAATTGCAGAAAATGTCAGGCTCCAACTAGTTAAGCAGATGGCTTAATCCAGCCTTACCTGTTATGGAAGGCAGATgctattattacttttttcttattaatttgttccagaaaaatatttaaactctgggaggagaaaaaaatggatacagattgCCAGAGGTGGACATGGAATCACAAATGatgtttcttctactttttccTTCTTATGGCATAGTGAGAAATTGTATAAGAAATGCAAtgatataagtaaatatatcagTGTGCTCCAAAGTGGCAAAAACCTGACATGGGTAGTTTCAAATCcagggaagatgaggaagagaaaatgatatggtagtcaaagagaaaataattgtaTAGAAACCAGCTAGAAGATGCTTCAGTTTCCACAGCTGCCAATAGTTACTGAAAATGTGGGAAATGTAAGGATCTCTGACTCAGAACCCTTCAGCAGTGAAGATGCTCAAGAAGAGTGATGTCCTTCTTTGTATAGTACTGGCTTAGCCATTTATGTATAATTAGCATTTTGTTTAGGATATTATTAGACATGCTCATCCAAAGCAGTCTTATGAAGAAGCTCTTGGATGCATAAATGCAACAAGACTTCACCTCAAGCACAAAACTACTTCTGAAAACTCTGAATTCCGAAATGTCTGAATTTGTCCTTGCTCAGCTCCTGTTTATGCACTCATGTTGGTGAAACTTCATGCACATAGTGTGTGAAATTACTAGCAGAAACAGTCTCATAGCAAACTACCTGATCCTCTGACTTTgacaggcttttttctttttttctcattttccctgaAATTTCTCTTAGCCATAGAAAGGGGGAGA
It includes:
- the LOC116896115 gene encoding small proline-rich protein 2I-like, with amino-acid sequence MSYQQQQCKQPCQPPPVCPPPKCPEPCPPPKCPEPCPPPKCPEPCPPPKCPEPCPPPSYQQKCPPVQPPPPCQQKCPPKSK